The following proteins are co-located in the Octopus bimaculoides isolate UCB-OBI-ISO-001 unplaced genomic scaffold, ASM119413v2 Scaffold_299804, whole genome shotgun sequence genome:
- the LOC128251427 gene encoding general transcription factor 3C polypeptide 3-like: MLILFHLLGEYVNVYRQQPSDPLVNLCIGLAFIHMACQKFSSKKHALLIQGLSFVNAYTELRGECQETLYNVGRAMHQLGLTYAAVFYYKKAIHCSPPVGNKGVSNSFVLIETDFLLDISLKLYTKNLVLQILKSFT; the protein is encoded by the exons atgcttattttatttcatttactaggAGAATATGTTAATGTCTACAGACAGCAGCCCAGCGACCCTTTAGTTAATTTGTGCATTGGACTTGCATTCATTCACATGGCATGCcagaaattttcatcaaaaaaaCATGCCCTCTTGATAcaa gGCCTCTCTTTTGTAAATGCCTATACGGAGCTGCGAGGTGAATGTCAGGAAACCTTGTATAATGTTGGACGTGCCATGCATCAACTGGGATTGACTTATGCTGctgtattttattacaaaaaagCAATACATTGTTCTCCTCCAGTTGGTAATAAAGGTGTAAGTAACTCATTTGTATTAATTGAAACTGACTTTTTGTTAGATATTAGCTTGAAGCTTTATACAAAGAATTTAGTTTTACAAATACTCAAGTCTTTTACTTAG